In Macaca thibetana thibetana isolate TM-01 chromosome 8, ASM2454274v1, whole genome shotgun sequence, one DNA window encodes the following:
- the LOC126961224 gene encoding 40S ribosomal protein S12-like — MAEDGIATGGVMDVNTSLQEVLKTAHIHDGLARGIPEAAKALDKHQAHLCVLASNCDEPMYIKLVEALYAEHQINLIKVDDNKKPGEWVGLCKTDREGKPCKVVGCNCVVVKDYGKESQAKGVIEGYFKCKK; from the coding sequence ATGGCCGAGGACGGCATTGCTACTGGAGGTGTAATGGACGTTAATACTTCTTTACAAGAGGTGCTGAAGACCGCCCACATCCACGATGGCCTAGCACGTGGAATTCCCGAAGCTGCCAAAGCCTTAGACAAGCACCAAGCCCATCTTTGTGTGCTTGCATCCAACTGTGATGAGCCTATGTATATCAAGTTGGTGGAGGCCCTTTATGCTGAACACCAAATCAACCTAATTAAGGTTGATGACAACAAGAAACCAGGAGAATGGGTAGGCCTCTGTAAAACTGACAGAGAGGGGAAACCCTGTAAAGTGGTTGGTTGCAATTGTGTAGTAGTTAAGGACTATGGAAAGGAGTCTCAGGCCAAGGGTGTTATCGAAGGGTACTTCAAAtgcaagaaatga